The following coding sequences lie in one Lelliottia jeotgali genomic window:
- a CDS encoding Preprotein translocase subunit SecG — protein sequence MYEALLVVFLIVAIALVALIMLQQGKGADMGASFGAGASGTLFGSSGSANFMTRTTAILATLFFIISLALGNINSNKTSKGSEWDNLSAPSKTEQTQPAEPAKPTSDIPH from the coding sequence ATGTACGAAGCTCTTTTAGTTGTTTTCCTTATTGTAGCCATCGCTCTCGTAGCGCTGATTATGCTGCAGCAAGGTAAAGGCGCTGATATGGGAGCCTCCTTCGGAGCAGGCGCTTCCGGTACGCTGTTTGGCTCAAGTGGTTCTGCGAACTTCATGACCCGTACAACTGCGATTCTGGCTACGCTGTTCTTCATCATCAGTCTGGCGCTTGGTAATATCAACAGCAACAAGACCAGCAAAGGAAGCGAGTGGGACAATCTGAGTGCTCCGTCTAAAACTGAGCAGACTCAGCCAGCTGAACCGGCTAAGCCGACCAGCGATATCCCGCACTAA